One Gemmatimonadales bacterium genomic window carries:
- a CDS encoding multicopper oxidase domain-containing protein, which produces MARVALAFALSALAAGCGGRAEDPHVVRANDNREPAGRLNTGVLTIQLDVVRAEWRPESDRGPSLMVEGFAETGKAPRIPGPLLRVRTGTTIAATVRNTLPDSTVTVFGLTTRRAPGATGWGSAARDSLVIRPGDSVLVRFAAGAPGTYFYRARVGAQSDSVEREQLAGAFVVDSATGRTDDRVFVINIWGQPVDSVNYRNALAINGRAFPYTEHIQATIGDTVRWRWVNASLRPHPMHLHGFYYSVNARGDAYADTLYAPERRRLVVTEDMRERQTMAVSWVPDRDGNWLFHCHIAFHVVPGGARLAPPDSGDDERVHENLSPDVGRHMAGLVLGITVNAPRGWRAPDRVHPRALRLLVQEGRRRGRSPRALGYVLERDGREPARDSIEIPGPLLVLARGEPTDITVVNHLVEATGVHWHGIELESRSDGVPGWSGMGASVASSIAPGDSFTAHLTVPRSGTFIYHTHLNDVIQLGAGLYGAIVVLEPGQGFDPATDHVVVAGWDGEEDPPHILMNGDSLPKLLELSFGVAHRFRLVNIGAALKLRFAIEQRGRPVTWRWVAKDGADLPAAQSVERRAEARVQIGETYDFWWTPPARGEYRLTVGYDEPGQTRTQRVIVR; this is translated from the coding sequence GTGGCGCGCGTCGCGCTCGCGTTCGCGCTGTCCGCTCTGGCAGCCGGGTGCGGCGGCCGCGCCGAAGACCCGCACGTGGTCCGCGCCAACGACAATCGTGAGCCGGCGGGCCGCTTGAACACCGGGGTGCTTACGATCCAGCTCGATGTCGTTCGCGCCGAGTGGCGCCCCGAGAGCGACCGCGGCCCCAGCCTGATGGTGGAAGGCTTCGCGGAGACGGGGAAGGCGCCGCGGATCCCTGGCCCGCTTCTCCGCGTGCGCACCGGCACGACGATCGCGGCCACGGTGCGGAACACCCTTCCCGATTCGACCGTCACGGTGTTCGGGCTCACGACGCGCCGAGCCCCCGGCGCCACCGGCTGGGGCAGCGCGGCGCGCGACAGCCTCGTGATCCGGCCCGGCGACAGCGTCCTGGTGCGGTTCGCCGCCGGCGCGCCGGGCACCTACTTCTACCGGGCGCGAGTGGGCGCGCAGTCGGACAGCGTCGAGCGCGAGCAGCTCGCGGGCGCGTTCGTCGTGGACTCGGCGACGGGGCGCACCGACGACCGCGTCTTCGTGATCAACATCTGGGGCCAGCCGGTGGACTCGGTGAATTACCGGAACGCGCTCGCCATCAACGGCCGCGCCTTCCCGTACACGGAGCACATCCAAGCCACCATCGGCGACACGGTGCGCTGGCGCTGGGTCAACGCGAGCCTGCGGCCGCATCCCATGCACCTCCACGGCTTCTACTACTCGGTGAACGCGCGCGGGGACGCCTACGCCGACACCCTCTACGCCCCGGAGCGCCGGCGGCTCGTCGTCACCGAGGACATGCGGGAGCGTCAGACGATGGCGGTGAGCTGGGTGCCGGACCGCGACGGCAACTGGCTGTTCCACTGTCACATCGCGTTCCACGTCGTGCCCGGCGGAGCGCGGCTCGCGCCCCCCGATTCCGGTGACGACGAGCGCGTCCACGAGAACCTCTCGCCCGACGTCGGCCGGCACATGGCGGGGCTGGTCCTCGGCATCACGGTTAACGCGCCGCGCGGGTGGCGCGCGCCCGACCGCGTGCATCCGCGAGCGCTCCGGCTCCTGGTGCAGGAGGGGCGGCGGCGAGGTCGCTCGCCGCGGGCGCTCGGCTACGTCCTCGAGCGGGACGGGCGCGAGCCGGCGCGCGACTCGATCGAGATTCCGGGCCCGCTCCTGGTGCTGGCGCGGGGCGAGCCCACCGACATCACCGTCGTCAACCATCTCGTGGAAGCCACCGGGGTGCACTGGCACGGCATCGAGCTGGAGAGTCGCTCCGACGGCGTTCCGGGATGGAGCGGGATGGGCGCGAGCGTCGCGTCCTCGATCGCGCCGGGGGACTCCTTCACGGCGCACCTCACCGTGCCGAGGTCCGGGACGTTCATCTATCACACCCACCTCAACGATGTCATCCAGCTGGGCGCCGGGCTCTACGGCGCGATCGTGGTGCTCGAGCCCGGCCAGGGGTTCGATCCCGCGACCGACCACGTCGTGGTGGCCGGGTGGGATGGCGAAGAGGACCCGCCGCACATCCTGATGAACGGCGACTCGCTGCCCAAGCTGCTGGAGCTTTCCTTCGGCGTGGCGCACCGGTTCCGGCTGGTGAACATCGGCGCGGCGCTGAAGCTCCGGTTCGCGATCGAGCAGCGCGGCCGACCGGTGACGTGGCGTTGGGTGGCGAAGGACGGAGCGGACCTTCCGGCGGCGCAGTCGGTCGAGCGGCGCGCCGAGGCGCGGGTGCAGATCGGGGAGACGTACGACTTCTGGTGGACGCCGCCGGCGCGGGGGGAATACCGGCTCACCGTGGGATACGACGAGCCGGGGCAGACGCGGACGCAGCGGGTGATCGTGCGCTAG
- the glpK gene encoding glycerol kinase GlpK — protein MKTVLALDQGTTGSTALVVDAEGRVLGRGYRELPQHFPRPGWVEHEPDDIWRVTLEAARQALGNARVSRKDITAIGITNQRETTVLWDRKSGAPLHRAIVWQDRRTAERCRQLDPALIREKTGLVPDPYFSATKLEWLLRELGRPKHAAFGTVDSWLVHQLSKGRAHVTDPSNASRTMLYDIGHHQWDDELLALFGVPRELLPEIHPSSGIFGLADAEWFGHEIPIAGIAGDQQAALFGQGCFAAGGAKNTYGTGAFLLLNTGQERAHSTHGLLTTVACDAEGKAAYALEGSVFIAGAAVQWLRDGLGIIAGAKETETLARSVPDTGGVVFVPAFVGLGAPHWEPEARGAIYGLTRGTSKAHLARAALEAMAFSTKEVLDAMSADAGLSLADLRVDGGAAANDWLMQFQADVLGVPIRRPDVIETTAMGAAGLAGIATGVWKSSEGFVAARHYAEFHPRRMADERWREWQRAIRATLAWAKDRV, from the coding sequence GTGAAGACCGTCCTCGCCCTCGACCAGGGCACCACCGGCAGCACCGCCCTCGTCGTGGACGCGGAGGGCCGCGTACTCGGTCGAGGGTATCGCGAGCTTCCGCAGCACTTCCCGCGCCCGGGTTGGGTGGAGCACGAGCCGGACGACATCTGGCGGGTCACGCTCGAAGCCGCGCGCCAGGCGCTCGGCAACGCCCGCGTCAGCCGCAAGGACATCACCGCCATCGGCATCACCAACCAGCGCGAGACGACGGTGCTCTGGGACCGGAAGTCCGGCGCCCCGCTCCATCGCGCCATCGTCTGGCAGGACCGCCGCACCGCGGAGCGCTGCCGCCAGCTCGATCCCGCACTGATCCGCGAGAAGACCGGCCTCGTCCCCGATCCCTACTTCTCCGCAACCAAGCTCGAGTGGCTGCTCAGGGAGCTGGGCAGGCCGAAGCACGCCGCGTTCGGGACCGTGGACTCCTGGCTCGTGCACCAGCTCTCCAAGGGCCGCGCCCACGTCACCGATCCGAGCAACGCGTCGCGCACGATGCTGTACGACATCGGCCATCACCAGTGGGACGACGAGCTGCTCGCGCTGTTCGGCGTTCCGCGCGAGCTGCTGCCCGAGATCCACCCATCCTCGGGCATCTTCGGGCTCGCCGACGCCGAGTGGTTCGGTCACGAGATCCCCATCGCCGGCATCGCCGGAGACCAGCAGGCCGCGTTGTTCGGACAGGGATGTTTCGCCGCCGGCGGGGCGAAGAACACCTACGGGACCGGCGCGTTCCTGCTCCTGAACACCGGGCAGGAGCGCGCGCACAGCACGCATGGCCTTCTCACGACCGTCGCGTGCGATGCGGAAGGGAAGGCGGCCTACGCACTGGAGGGCTCCGTGTTCATCGCGGGCGCCGCGGTGCAGTGGCTGCGGGACGGCCTCGGTATCATCGCCGGCGCGAAGGAGACCGAGACTCTGGCACGCAGCGTGCCCGACACCGGCGGCGTGGTCTTCGTCCCGGCCTTCGTCGGACTCGGCGCGCCGCACTGGGAGCCGGAGGCCCGCGGCGCGATCTACGGTCTCACCCGCGGCACTTCGAAGGCGCACCTCGCGCGCGCGGCCCTCGAGGCGATGGCCTTCTCCACCAAGGAAGTGCTGGACGCCATGAGCGCGGACGCCGGCCTTTCACTCGCCGATTTGCGGGTGGACGGCGGCGCGGCGGCCAACGACTGGCTGATGCAGTTCCAGGCCGATGTCCTGGGCGTGCCGATCCGCCGGCCCGATGTGATCGAGACGACGGCGATGGGTGCCGCCGGTCTCGCCGGCATCGCAACGGGCGTCTGGAAGTCATCGGAGGGGTTCGTGGCCGCCCGGCATTACGCCGAGTTCCACCCGCGCCGGATGGCGGACGAGCGGTGGCGGGAGTGGCAGCGGGCGATTAGGGCAACGCTGGCCTGGGCAAAGGACCGTGTTTGA
- a CDS encoding cytochrome c has translation MRGLTLCSLVALAALLGAHRGQTPATGRDVYRTRCAMCHGPEGRGDGPAGAALTPRATNLTVGADLTAVSDSVVRAIVTSGRRGMPAFGRMLTRAQTDSVVAYLRTLRH, from the coding sequence GTGCGTGGATTGACGTTGTGCTCGCTGGTTGCGCTCGCCGCATTGCTCGGAGCGCACCGGGGACAGACGCCCGCCACGGGGCGGGATGTCTATCGCACACGCTGCGCGATGTGCCACGGCCCGGAGGGCCGCGGCGACGGACCGGCCGGTGCTGCGCTGACCCCTCGAGCGACGAACCTGACTGTCGGCGCGGACCTGACGGCGGTTTCGGATTCGGTGGTGAGGGCGATCGTCACGAGCGGGCGGCGCGGCATGCCGGCGTTCGGCCGGATGCTGACGCGCGCACAAACCGATTCCGTCGTGGCGTACTTGCGGACGCTGCGGCACTGA
- a CDS encoding cytochrome c produces MNTTCKRTAPFVAVTSLAALLLLPPRLAAQAASGPEVWAANCGSCHRLRSLETYTASQWNTIATHMGLVARLTGAETRAVREFLVNSARARAAAETARLLAPDLAGVPATGTSGGAQGAAVMTRESGNIDPVAGRDIYRASCAACHGPEGRGNGPAAVALNPRPTDFTNAAQRQTTTDSAIGDVIEHGRRTMPAFGRTLTSTQIDSLVAHLKTFRR; encoded by the coding sequence ATGAACACAACTTGCAAGCGCACGGCGCCGTTCGTCGCCGTAACGTCCCTCGCGGCGCTTCTGCTCCTGCCTCCGCGGCTCGCAGCCCAGGCGGCGAGTGGCCCCGAGGTGTGGGCGGCCAACTGCGGGAGCTGCCACCGGCTTCGCTCCCTGGAGACGTACACTGCATCGCAGTGGAACACCATTGCCACCCACATGGGATTGGTGGCACGCCTCACGGGGGCCGAAACGCGCGCGGTGCGCGAGTTTCTGGTGAATTCGGCGCGGGCCCGGGCGGCGGCCGAGACGGCACGCCTGCTGGCCCCGGACCTCGCGGGTGTCCCGGCCACCGGAACATCGGGCGGCGCCCAAGGCGCCGCGGTGATGACCCGCGAGAGTGGAAATATCGATCCGGTGGCGGGGCGGGACATCTACCGTGCCAGCTGTGCGGCGTGCCACGGCCCGGAGGGGCGCGGAAACGGGCCGGCTGCGGTGGCGTTGAACCCCCGGCCGACAGACTTCACCAACGCGGCACAGCGCCAGACGACGACGGACTCCGCGATCGGCGATGTGATCGAGCATGGTCGTCGCACTATGCCGGCGTTCGGGCGGACGCTGACGAGCACGCAGATCGACTCCCTGGTAGCGCACCTGAAGACGTTCCGGCGCTAG
- a CDS encoding type II toxin-antitoxin system VapB family antitoxin gives MRTTLILDDALVERARRLTGLTEKTALVHAGLRALIEREAARRLAALGGTMPDLEAPPRRRFPPAQKRRRRP, from the coding sequence ATGCGAACGACACTCATCCTGGATGACGCGCTGGTCGAGCGAGCCCGCCGGCTCACCGGCCTCACCGAGAAAACCGCGCTGGTCCACGCCGGCCTCAGGGCGCTGATCGAGCGCGAGGCCGCGCGGCGCCTGGCCGCCCTCGGCGGCACGATGCCCGACCTCGAGGCACCGCCGCGCCGCCGCTTCCCGCCCGCTCAGAAGCGCCGCCGGCGCCCGTGA
- a CDS encoding DmsE family decaheme c-type cytochrome: MSGRSRCLSRLRAVGFVTAPLLLLISAGRLSGQAPGAPPETRVPPPGYVGQEVCQGCHQDAATAWEATTMGRVLARRPRNELEGRACEACHGPGGDHVRAAGDRTKIFRFGKNSPASVAEQNDRCLQCHESGARQHWSGSMHESRNLACVDCHTVMTSVSPERQLARETVAEVCSQCHLQRRAQGQLSSHMPVREGRMTCTDCHNPHGTATPSLLVENSVNELCYRCHAERRGPFLWEHPPVTENCATCHDPHGSMNTYLLRVREPRLCQRCHIEARHPTTPQGETARFVFDRSCTNCHSQIHGSNHPSGMRFHR, encoded by the coding sequence ATGAGCGGGCGCTCCCGGTGCCTGTCCCGCCTCCGCGCAGTTGGCTTCGTGACTGCCCCCTTGCTCCTGCTCATCTCAGCCGGACGCCTGAGCGGCCAGGCCCCGGGAGCGCCTCCGGAGACGCGGGTTCCCCCGCCGGGGTACGTGGGGCAGGAGGTCTGCCAGGGCTGCCACCAGGACGCGGCCACCGCCTGGGAGGCGACCACCATGGGGAGAGTCCTGGCGCGCCGCCCTCGCAATGAGCTCGAGGGCAGAGCGTGCGAGGCATGTCATGGCCCGGGCGGAGACCACGTGAGGGCGGCAGGGGATAGGACGAAGATCTTCCGGTTCGGGAAGAACTCTCCCGCGTCCGTGGCGGAGCAGAACGATCGGTGCCTGCAATGCCACGAATCGGGCGCCCGCCAGCACTGGAGCGGCAGCATGCACGAGAGCCGGAATCTCGCCTGCGTGGACTGCCACACGGTGATGACGTCCGTCTCTCCGGAGCGGCAGCTGGCGCGCGAGACCGTGGCGGAGGTCTGCTCCCAGTGTCACCTCCAGCGACGCGCCCAGGGACAGCTTTCCTCGCATATGCCGGTCCGGGAAGGGAGGATGACCTGCACGGATTGCCACAACCCTCACGGGACGGCGACGCCCAGCCTCCTGGTCGAGAACTCGGTTAACGAACTTTGCTACAGGTGTCATGCCGAGCGGCGGGGACCATTCCTCTGGGAGCACCCTCCGGTGACGGAGAACTGCGCCACCTGCCACGATCCGCACGGATCGATGAACACATACCTGCTGAGAGTTCGCGAGCCGCGGCTCTGCCAGCGGTGTCACATCGAGGCGCGCCACCCCACGACTCCGCAGGGCGAAACGGCGCGGTTCGTGTTCGACCGGTCGTGCACCAACTGCCACTCTCAGATCCACGGATCGAATCATCCATCGGGGATGCGCTTCCACCGGTGA
- a CDS encoding PIN domain-containing protein: MIVLADTSVWVDHWRRGNPAFAERLAGNHIAVHPFVLGELALGAISPRAAVLAGLRSLPAARVADDDEVLGLIERRRLAGRGIGWVDCHLLASALLDQVRLWTLDRRLARIATEAGAAWTG; the protein is encoded by the coding sequence GTGATCGTCCTGGCCGACACGTCGGTCTGGGTGGACCACTGGCGACGCGGCAACCCGGCCTTCGCGGAACGGCTGGCGGGCAACCACATCGCCGTCCACCCCTTCGTCCTCGGGGAGCTGGCGCTGGGCGCGATCAGCCCGCGGGCCGCGGTGCTCGCCGGCCTGAGGTCGCTCCCGGCCGCGCGCGTTGCCGACGACGACGAGGTGCTCGGGCTGATCGAGCGCCGGCGTCTCGCCGGCCGCGGCATCGGCTGGGTGGACTGCCATCTCCTCGCCTCCGCCCTGCTCGACCAGGTTCGCCTCTGGACGCTCGACCGGCGGCTCGCGCGTATCGCGACGGAGGCCGGCGCCGCCTGGACCGGATGA
- a CDS encoding c-type cytochrome, which yields MSRRLGVGAALLVCVVACRENPPPRPAAEVAVSARPGAAAAFGTALDSVPSVAQRPLTPLQLEGQQAYNTLCWTCHGLYGHGDGPAARGFADPLPDLARVARLRSDAEIMERMSRPRAPGAGGQAEPLWHALEPEAKRAAVAYLRSFAPTGSQGNPAAGRLVYATYCVHCHGVRGAGDGRLAPALGSRRASLLHLTLHGHEAQVLATIRRGSIRHDAFMPEWGRAFTDPQLWDVVAYLQVLQATH from the coding sequence GTGTCGCGCCGGCTCGGAGTGGGAGCCGCGCTCCTCGTCTGCGTCGTCGCGTGCCGCGAGAATCCGCCGCCCCGGCCCGCAGCCGAGGTGGCGGTGTCCGCGCGTCCCGGCGCAGCAGCCGCGTTCGGGACGGCCCTCGACTCCGTCCCCTCGGTGGCGCAGCGGCCCCTGACCCCGCTGCAACTGGAGGGGCAGCAGGCCTATAACACGTTGTGCTGGACCTGCCACGGGCTCTACGGGCACGGTGACGGTCCCGCGGCCCGGGGATTCGCGGACCCCTTGCCGGATCTGGCGAGGGTCGCCCGACTCCGGTCGGACGCCGAGATCATGGAACGGATGTCCAGGCCGCGTGCCCCGGGAGCGGGAGGCCAGGCGGAGCCCCTCTGGCACGCGCTCGAGCCCGAGGCAAAGCGCGCCGCCGTGGCGTATCTGCGGAGCTTCGCCCCGACCGGATCCCAGGGAAACCCTGCCGCCGGCCGCCTCGTTTACGCCACCTACTGCGTACACTGCCACGGCGTACGTGGCGCGGGGGACGGCAGGCTGGCACCCGCGCTGGGGAGCCGCCGCGCCAGTCTTCTCCATCTCACGCTCCACGGACATGAAGCACAGGTGCTTGCGACCATCCGGCGCGGTTCTATCCGGCACGACGCATTCATGCCTGAGTGGGGGCGCGCCTTCACCGATCCGCAGTTATGGGACGTCGTTGCCTACCTTCAGGTGCTTCAAGCCACCCACTGA
- a CDS encoding MtrB/PioB family decaheme-associated outer membrane protein has protein sequence MAQLGLGLFVATARAQGPTASGQIEFGVRTLWDKLARSSSKFSEYEAIPRGLFISQATAGLNWGATGYYVTLRARDALEGDQQVRLRGGRHGRWEFGLEFDRLPHAFSNTGRSIYTQTAPGVFRLPDDVQERLRTISTTDIDPTLAGRQIDTVRLGALVNGLARPVALSLRRERAAATFRYNPVPKWDMKLRYSEENQVGTRPFGATFSFNPSEQPEPINYRTRQFQANLQWSDRAWTVQLGYAGSFFHNRVSALVWDNPFREADVAGNPAAGQIDMYPSNRTHQGTLTAAVSRLPFGSRVTVTAAYGVMLQDDSLLPFTINTAITTAPALPAATASGKLRTLLLSTTAVSRPVRDLTLTFRYRSYERDNQTPSLVFSDYVRTDQTLDTTNRRNLPVGYTRQNAGVEASWRVLSPVSLKAGYDWEGWDRVHRETPSTSERTLGGAVNVDGGRGLFVRASFRRSTRTAHDYEAERVAEEAFPAGEPGLGQLDVLRKFDQASRERSRAELVARVSPLDNLDLSASYSLTDDDYNESAYGMLTSRGAGPSLQATYSPTPRLTLFAEYAHEQNTISMRSRQRTPATATAPVNDKPDNDWVSDVRDRANIYSMGLSGELLPARLRADLSYSVSDGNGLTRTRTPGTPDLVTTARDYPQTTSNLRTARATFTYALARQVDLRFAWRYYRYDEVDYALDPMLPFMGFYDGSSAATVWLGATRPGHRAHVAALSMAYRL, from the coding sequence GTGGCCCAACTCGGTCTCGGGCTGTTCGTCGCGACGGCACGGGCGCAGGGGCCGACGGCAAGCGGCCAGATCGAGTTCGGAGTGCGAACCCTCTGGGACAAGTTGGCGCGGTCATCGTCGAAGTTCTCGGAGTACGAGGCGATCCCGCGGGGGCTGTTCATCAGCCAGGCGACCGCCGGTCTGAACTGGGGCGCGACCGGGTACTACGTGACGCTTCGCGCGCGGGACGCGCTGGAGGGGGACCAGCAGGTCCGCCTGCGTGGTGGCCGCCATGGACGGTGGGAGTTCGGGCTCGAGTTCGACCGGCTCCCGCACGCCTTTTCGAACACCGGACGCTCCATCTACACCCAGACCGCACCGGGTGTCTTCCGCCTCCCGGACGACGTGCAGGAGCGGCTCAGGACGATCTCCACGACCGACATCGATCCCACGTTGGCGGGCCGCCAGATCGACACGGTGCGGCTTGGGGCGCTCGTGAATGGCCTGGCACGACCCGTGGCCCTCTCGTTACGACGCGAGCGTGCTGCGGCGACGTTCCGGTACAACCCCGTGCCAAAGTGGGACATGAAGCTTCGATACAGCGAGGAGAACCAAGTTGGGACCCGGCCCTTCGGGGCCACCTTCTCCTTCAACCCCTCCGAACAGCCTGAACCGATCAACTACCGGACCCGGCAGTTCCAGGCAAACCTGCAATGGTCCGACAGGGCCTGGACCGTGCAGCTGGGATACGCGGGCTCGTTCTTCCACAATCGCGTTAGCGCCCTGGTCTGGGACAACCCGTTCCGGGAAGCGGACGTCGCCGGGAACCCGGCCGCGGGCCAGATCGACATGTACCCGTCGAACAGGACGCATCAGGGCACGCTGACGGCGGCCGTCAGCAGGCTGCCGTTCGGATCCCGCGTGACGGTCACCGCCGCCTACGGCGTCATGCTGCAGGACGACTCGCTGCTGCCCTTCACGATCAACACGGCGATTACGACCGCTCCTGCTCTGCCCGCCGCCACCGCGTCGGGAAAATTGAGGACGCTGCTCCTGAGTACCACCGCGGTGAGCCGACCGGTCCGCGACCTGACGCTGACGTTCCGCTATCGCAGCTACGAACGCGACAACCAGACGCCGAGCCTCGTGTTCTCCGACTATGTGCGGACGGATCAGACTTTGGATACGACCAACCGGCGCAACCTCCCGGTCGGGTACACCCGGCAGAACGCGGGCGTGGAAGCCTCATGGCGGGTGCTTTCGCCGGTCTCCCTGAAGGCGGGATACGACTGGGAGGGTTGGGACAGGGTGCATCGCGAGACACCCTCCACCAGCGAGCGCACCCTTGGCGGGGCGGTGAATGTGGACGGTGGCCGCGGGCTCTTCGTCCGGGCCTCGTTCCGTCGCTCCACTCGGACGGCACACGACTACGAGGCTGAGAGAGTGGCGGAGGAAGCCTTCCCCGCCGGAGAGCCGGGGCTTGGCCAGCTCGATGTGCTGCGCAAGTTCGATCAGGCCAGCCGGGAGCGAAGCCGGGCGGAACTCGTCGCCCGAGTCAGTCCGCTGGACAACCTCGACCTGTCGGCGAGCTACTCGCTGACCGACGACGACTACAACGAGAGCGCGTACGGGATGCTCACGAGCCGGGGCGCGGGCCCGTCGCTCCAGGCGACGTACAGTCCCACCCCGCGCTTAACTTTGTTCGCCGAGTACGCCCACGAGCAGAATACCATCAGCATGCGGTCGAGGCAGCGCACGCCCGCGACGGCCACGGCCCCGGTCAACGACAAGCCGGACAACGACTGGGTGAGCGACGTGCGGGACCGCGCCAACATCTACTCCATGGGGCTCTCCGGCGAGCTGCTCCCTGCGCGGCTGCGCGCCGATCTGAGCTACAGTGTCTCCGACGGGAACGGTCTGACACGGACCCGGACGCCGGGGACCCCGGACCTCGTCACCACCGCTAGGGACTATCCCCAGACTACCAGCAACCTCAGGACCGCCCGCGCCACGTTCACGTACGCCCTCGCTCGGCAGGTCGATCTGCGGTTCGCGTGGCGCTACTACCGGTACGACGAGGTTGACTACGCGCTGGACCCCATGTTGCCGTTCATGGGCTTCTACGACGGCTCCTCGGCAGCGACCGTGTGGCTGGGAGCCACCCGACCGGGCCATCGGGCGCACGTAGCGGCGCTGAGCATGGCCTACAGGCTCTGA
- a CDS encoding sigma-54 dependent transcriptional regulator, which produces MRRRRERILVVDDEELFRIWLGEQLRAAGFEVFVAGSRQDAVRLAAQEAPAVVLLDLKLPDTQGLAALEQLRKVDQDMTVIIMTAYGEVETAVAAVKAGAYQFLQKPLSFDQLLVTLDKALEAGQLRHQVASLREMHQWTARSVTVIARSPAMRGVMQWVEKVAAADPATVLLQGESGTGKDLIARAIHEKSPRRDEAFVQVPCTAIPENLIESELFGHERGAFSDARERKRGLLELADGGIVLLDEIGDVPLGVQAKLLSFIETRTFRRVGGLADLEVDVRIIAATNRDLAAAVRAEAFRPDLFYRINVLPQTLPTLRDRPDDIEPLALHFLDKLSREFRRSAPRMTPEAIACLREYDWPGNARELRNVIERVLLLEEGHEIVPAQLPVEVQLGGSSAGVGVATGGVMAFPAEGVDLEELERTLIAQALRTAGGNKTRAARLLRLTRDTLRYRLEKYGIV; this is translated from the coding sequence ATGAGAAGGCGACGCGAGCGAATCCTGGTCGTGGACGACGAGGAGCTGTTCCGGATCTGGCTCGGCGAGCAGCTGCGCGCGGCGGGCTTCGAGGTGTTCGTGGCGGGGTCGCGGCAGGACGCGGTGCGACTCGCGGCGCAGGAGGCGCCGGCGGTCGTGCTGCTGGACCTGAAGTTGCCCGATACACAGGGGCTGGCCGCCCTGGAACAGCTGCGGAAGGTCGATCAAGACATGACCGTCATAATCATGACGGCCTACGGCGAGGTGGAGACGGCGGTCGCGGCCGTGAAGGCGGGCGCCTACCAGTTCCTCCAGAAGCCGCTGTCGTTCGACCAGCTCTTGGTGACACTCGACAAGGCACTCGAGGCTGGGCAGCTGCGTCACCAGGTGGCCAGTCTGCGCGAGATGCACCAGTGGACCGCCCGGTCGGTCACGGTCATCGCCCGCTCGCCCGCGATGCGGGGGGTGATGCAGTGGGTCGAGAAAGTCGCCGCTGCCGACCCGGCCACGGTGCTGCTCCAGGGCGAGAGCGGCACGGGGAAGGATCTCATCGCGCGCGCGATCCACGAAAAGAGCCCGCGGCGCGACGAGGCGTTTGTCCAGGTGCCATGCACGGCGATCCCCGAGAACCTGATCGAGTCGGAGCTGTTCGGCCACGAGCGCGGCGCCTTTTCCGACGCGCGCGAGCGCAAGCGCGGGCTCCTCGAGCTCGCCGACGGCGGCATCGTCCTGCTGGACGAGATCGGCGACGTCCCGCTGGGCGTCCAGGCGAAGCTGCTCAGCTTCATCGAGACGCGCACGTTCAGGCGCGTGGGCGGCCTGGCGGACCTCGAGGTCGACGTGCGGATCATCGCTGCCACCAACCGAGATCTGGCCGCCGCCGTGCGCGCGGAGGCGTTCCGGCCCGACCTCTTCTACCGGATCAACGTGCTGCCCCAGACGCTCCCGACGCTCCGTGACCGACCCGACGACATCGAGCCCCTCGCCCTCCATTTCCTCGACAAGTTGAGCCGCGAATTCCGTCGCTCCGCTCCGCGCATGACCCCCGAGGCCATCGCGTGCCTGCGGGAGTACGACTGGCCCGGCAACGCGCGTGAGTTGCGGAACGTGATCGAGCGCGTGCTCCTGTTGGAGGAAGGCCACGAGATCGTACCGGCGCAGCTGCCGGTCGAAGTGCAGCTCGGCGGCTCGTCGGCTGGTGTGGGCGTCGCCACGGGCGGCGTGATGGCCTTCCCGGCCGAGGGCGTGGACCTCGAGGAGCTGGAGCGGACGCTCATCGCGCAGGCGCTGCGCACCGCCGGCGGCAACAAGACCCGAGCCGCGCGCCTGCTGCGGCTGACCCGGGACACCTTACGCTACCGGCTGGAGAAGTACGGCATCGTGTAG